The sequence below is a genomic window from Cedecea neteri.
GCGAATACTTTGCAGCGATTTTTCAGCGTTGCTTTCCTGAATATGGCCAATCAGGGCGTTGATGATGGCCACGCCGAGGATCACAAACATATCAACCCAATGGCCCATGAAGAGCTTAAGCAGGGCGGCTACCAGCAGAACGTAAATCAACACATCATTAAAATGGGCCAGGAAGCGAAGCCAGGCAGGCTTGCCCTTTTTTTGTGGTAACGCATTCTCACCGTATTGCTGGAGACGGGCTGACGCCTCAATACCGCTCAGTCCCTCCGGGGTAGAGTCGATACCCGACAGGGTTTCGTCAACAGTTTGTTGATAATACGGACGTTCAGGTTTTCCTGTTTTCATCGTTCATTCCTCAGGATCTTTTCAGAAATCACCTTGCTTTCATGTCATTAACGAATAACGAAAACAGGAACATGTGCGTAACGAACAATACTTGCCGCCTCAGACCCTAACAAATGGGTTTGAATATTTGGATTTCGTGAGCCAACAATAATCGCACCGGCAGCAATTTCATCCGCCAGCTTAATAACTTCATCGCGGACATTCCCGCTACGTACATGAAGATGAACATGCCCTTCAGGCTGATTCAATTTTTTGATCAGGGCAGACA
It includes:
- a CDS encoding universal stress protein, which translates into the protein MYKNILVPVDVYETGLADKALQHAKFLAQSASGEIHLLHVMPTFSTELTRGFISDARKMDEYMINNSKEKLSALIKKLNQPEGHVHLHVRSGNVRDEVIKLADEIAAGAIIVGSRNPNIQTHLLGSEAASIVRYAHVPVFVIR